In Euphorbia lathyris chromosome 10, ddEupLath1.1, whole genome shotgun sequence, the DNA window CAAGTCAACAAAGAGAAAAGAATCATGTTCTATGGAAACCAATTAAAGCAAATGTGACCTTTTTATACCAAAGCTCCATTTCCTTTTCAATTTCAAATTCTTAAAAAGAAGGCTATCAATCACTAATATAATCCTAGTTATTCCAATTTTCCCCCTAATGATAACAagattcaaaaagaaaaatagcataTCAAAATGATAGCAAAGGAATACTGAATTATGATTACCACCATCATAGGCAAGGaaaaaaccaataaaaaatCGAGACTCCATATTGTTTGTAACATTACTGTACTATATCCTCACTCTTTTCCGCTCATTAAATTTTCAGTTACAATTCGTAGCATGTATTTACATTCTACATATGTATTGAACACGTGATAATATGAGAATCTATGAATTTGCATatagtatataatatatatgtatatgtgaaTAACAAAACAAATTCTAATAATCATGTGGATATTTATTTCACAAAagctaataatattttaaataaaatagttcttttattataataatgttaattagtaatagTAATTTAATTGTAATAGCCATAGGTCACACATTATTTTACATTGCTTCAACTGGATAACTTTTAAATATTTCTTTGTGCAACTGCTATCAAAATGAAGACGAAAGCAAGCAGATATTTCAAAAGTTTTTTTCATGAGATATGTGGATTCTCTCTAATGAGCCCTTTCGATTTTTATTCTAAGAAAGGAGAACAGACAAGCATACCTAAGCAAAGAACCATTCCCCTACCCTGATACGGAACTAGAAAGCCTAACGGCAGAATAACGTCAACACTAAGTGAAGTAAAACAATTCATCCCCAAACACTAAAACAGTACTCAAATCTAATTACCAACTCAAGATCATAAAAAAGGCATCTAAAATAAAAGTTTAGCAGACAGTCCACAGCAATTTTATAACATTCAACTATGCAGAACACTGAAATCCTCAACTAACAACATGATGTTAATACCAAGTCGTACTTAAAATCAGTGCAATGTTGCAAGCACAACAATTTGGATACACTCTTCAATGGATTTCAATTCCATGTACTGTATAAAGACAACAGCTAACCAACTTCTAAAATTTGAGAAGAAATAATTTTGAGAACATACCTCTTCTGATATcacttcttcctcctcctcctcctcctgtTCACCCTCCTCTTCATCACTTTTTTCTGTCTCCACAACTTCTCTGTTCTCCAATTGGTCAAGGGCTGCTTTTGCTTTTCTGAAATTTACCACAACCCTCTTACTCCGCCATTGTGACTTCTTCCTAGAGCCAAAGTCCTCCATCAAAGCCGCTTCATTCCTTCTATTGATCTCAGCTTCAAGctcctctctctttctcttctcctTGTGCGGATCCTCCCTTCCAATCCCAACTCGACTCCGACGAATCTGAATTCCCACTGGCTCAGCTCTCCCAGAACCCTCCTTACCAAGAGCTGCACCAGGGGTGTAACCCATTTGCTTTAACAACTTGAACCCAATGTTAGATTGTGGAATTGGAGCCTCTATGTTTGTTAAGGTTTGTTCATCCTCCTCCTGTTGTTTCCTCTCTCTTTCAAGTCTACGCTGTTCTTGCCAGCTGATGCTTTTAGACTTCTTCTTGGATGATTGAACAGCTGAAGCTATGTTGCTCGAAATCTGCACAAATGATGATGATCACTCTGCCTCAACAGCTAAAAACAAAGAAGTGACTTGAAGATTAGATACAAGAGTCCCATAGTCTGCTCTTGTGTACTCTGAATCAGAAACAGAGACCCCACCCCTAAATCAATGGTGTCTGTGCAATACGTAAAATCCCACACACATTTGTATACAGTTACATTATGACATATGTCAAGTTATCAATAGCATCTAAAACTAACTATACACTAGAAGTCTAGACGACAATTCATTTCAATTCCATTAATTTTCGCACCAGTTTTTCTCCCATAAATGAAGCGTCTACTATCTAGAATGTAAATCAAATTTGCGTTAGGGTTTTGTTACTGAAGAACCAAATGCACACAGTAACACACACAAATTCTCATATCTAATTAACACTAACATGCAACCATTAAGTTTTTCTAAAGGAGAAATAAATCATAAAGACGTAAATGCAACTTAATCAGATAGTAGCAAAAAGTTCTTGAGGATTATAAGAGGAGCTCTGAGCCCAGACTGACCTTTTTGGCGGCAGAGGATTTAGAAGGGTTAGAGGTTTCAGACGGAAGGAATATAGAAAGGTCTCCCATGTAATCTTCGTCGTCTTTTCCTTCATTTTCAGTTTGATTCTTCCGTGGTTCCGCCATTACTAAAAACTGGGAGGCTTAGGAGGAGCGAAAGAGAGCAGAAAACTCAAGAGAGCGATAAATGGGCCCCATATTGGGCAAACAATGAGCCCAAGCCCAAACTCAGTCCATAAGAACTTAACATTAACTTATTCGCGCCACATGTATTAACGACCATAACGGTTTTATGCTGACGTGGAAGCCAGCTGATGCGGTTACATAAACCACGTGATCGCCGTCAAAGATCAGTCTCTCTCTCCTCTGTAACAAAAACGTTTCCAGTCCTCCTCCTCTCTCTCCCAGTGCCTGAACAGAGTTTTTTGTCTTCACAAGGTACTTCAAAACCCTACTCTTCTTGCATTTCCCTTACACTTTCTCTCTTCTCGTTTGCTTTCTAGAAACACGAaggaaaatgaaagaaaacTACTAGCTCCTACTTAACTTTGTCTTCGATGCATATTAATTAGTATTGCTACCACAAAACTGTACCGCTGTCGATTTTCTttgtctttctttctttttttctcggCAGCCAAACAGGGAAGTTCTTGAGGTAAACGCGGTGTATCTTTATATCTTTGGCCAGCAAATTAAACTATCCTTTTAAACCAACACTGTTAGCTATTTTTTGCTAGGAAGAAGACCTGAAATCAAGTTTGGCTCTCCAAGTTACTAATGGCTAAACAGATACTAGCTCGGTATACTGTAATCATAGTCTCAGTGATTCTGTTTACGCAGGCTTCAGCATTAACTGATCTTTATGATGGTAACTGAAATTGATTCTCTTCTTCTCTCGTGATTATGAAGTATTCTTGCTTAATTTCTTATAATTTGCGTATCGATGATGATAAGTCATAAATATTAAGTTTGAATATCCTCGTTTAAGATACTCTggttcagaaaaaaaaaagttcagaaggaAATTTTTTATTCTTACATATGATCTTTGATTTACTGGAAAAAAGAAGAGTACAAATCAAGATTAatccaattttattttctaCTTTCTCTTAACAAACAAATAGAAGGCGATATACCGaggtttttctttccttttttcttcttgTATGCTCAAGCGGTAAAAGGCCGAGGAAGAAATGGCCGGAAAATAACTGAATCGTGTTTGGTGTCCTATtatcttgtaaatcatatataaCGCATGCGTGTCAACAGTCGGTAGTTTTAATTAGAATATTAAATATGAGGACACTTGAATATAACTATGGCCATAAATCGATTAtctgtttttgttttatttgcGAACAGTTGTTGAAATTTCAGCgggatttttgaaaaaaaaaatagtgataTGCTTGTCCTTCAACTGGTGCAGTGATGGCCCTGGAAAATATGTTCATATCCCTGAATAAGACCCCACAGCTTAAGGGGTGGAGATCGGATGGAGGAGATCCCTGCCAGGAGTTATGGACTGGAGTCTCATGTGCTGGATCATCTCTATTATACCTGTACTTTCAATCACTTCAACTTTAATATACCTCGCCAATTTGATTGTTCATCATAccaattttatctttttttaatcTTTGATATTCAGTAAACTTCAGGGACTCAATCTCAGCGGGACCCTAGGAACCCAGCTTCATTATCTCCACAATTTGAAGCACCTGTAAGTGTTTTTTCTGGCTTAGATTCTGTTATCACATCATAACTATCTATCTCTGCTTATCTATTTAATATGGTTTCCCCCCTTATAGTGATGTTAGCTCCAACAATCTCATTGGTGAAATTCCATACGGCCTACCCCCTAATGTCACTCACATGTATGTTCATATATATGGTCAAATTCTTTGTATGTTACCTTCCATTTACTGGCATTATCCAGATCTCTCAAATTCATGGATCCTTTTGTTTTATCATTTGGCTATGCAGCAATTTAGCTCACAACAAATTCAGCCAAAACATACCTCATTCTCTATCAAACTTGAAAGCCCTCCGCCATTTGTACGTTGCTCTCTGCTGTCTATTTTTCTGGTTCCAATGAATGATTTTAGCTAAGTCAGTAATTCTTCGATTGTTCTTCTCCAGGAATCTAAGCCACAATCTGTTGTCAGGACCTATTGGCAATGTCTTCACCGGCCTAAAGAATCTAAAGGAGATGTATGTTTCTTCACCCTTTAGGGTTTTATGCAAAAGCAGACATGAGCTATAAGGGCTGAGAGCTAGGTTCCTTTTGTAAAATCGTAGTTTTAATAATTAGATTGCATCTTCATCAAAATGTTGCATTTTAGTAATACAAATCTTGGCGGTGTCAAATGTCACATATTGGGATTACAATATTCATTATATAAATTGCATTCTTTCTCTTTAGAGACTTTGTATTGCTACTTTTGTTTCCTGATGGAAATCTCACCATGCTATTGCAGGGATCTGTCATACAATGAATTTACTGGAGATTTACCACCTTCTTTTGAAACTCTGAAAAACCTTTCTAGACTGTGAGCTTATTGCAACTTCCATTAATCGCATGTCGTCTCATTTCATATGTCAAATGGCTTTTATTGTTTCTTCTACTACATCTGCAGGTTCTTGCAGAACAACCAATTCACTGGTTCTGTTGTTTACCTTTCTCAACTATCCTTGATTGACCTGTAGGTTTCTCCATTTCTGTATTTTGTTTCTTTGTTAGTGTTTAAATAATCAGACAATTATCACCTTTTGATCTTTTTCTCAATCATTTTATCTGTTCCCAGGAACATTCAATCTAATCATTTCAGTGGTGTTATTCCAATTCAATTTCAGTCAATTCCAAATTTGTGGTCGGTAGCCAAGAATTTTTAACTGCTGTTAGTTCTTATTTGCCTGAACTAACTAATAATTGTTATTTTTATGGTTAACCCTTATACTAGGATTGATGGGAATAACTTCCATATAGCAGTCAACTATCCGCCCTGGAATTTTCCTCCAAATGTGTCCATTGCCAAAAACTTCAGTGGCCCCCCAGTAACAGAATCAAGTGCCATTGGGAAATATCCTAACACTAAGGCAGCTgcacaaaagaagaaaaagttaGGGCCTGGAGGCATAGCTTGTACGGTAGGTGCAGTGACTCTTGCAGTAACTTGTGCAGCAATTTTTATTGTGATGCGTGTGAAGCGAATCCATGACTATCCGGGCACTAGAACCAGAGGTGAGAATCCTGAACGCAAACTCAAGGCATTAAAATGACTAAAGATGTTGATTTTCAATCTATATTTTTCCCTTTGAGAATCATTTATTTAAATCATGAATGAAGTTGTGCTGTTTATTTAAAATGCATTGGTTCAAAAGTTATATATTGTTTAACCGCACCATCAATGCACAGTTGATCTTCTGCAGCATCAATTGTTCCTTACTTTTCTTTATGAATAATTTATGACAACTTATTGTCTTCCTATCTTGATAGAAGATTCTTCAGCAGCATTTGATGCAAGCCCACAGCTGTTGCCAATCAAATCTCCACCTATTCTGGCCCTAAGCCATGCACCTTTTACTCGCCAAACAAGAACTGAGAAGATGTCCAGAAGAAAGAGCTTCGTTAAAAAATACCAAGCTCCAGCGAGTGCCAAAATTTACACGGTGGCAGAGCTACGATCAGCGACAAACAGTTTCAGTGAAGAAAATCTTCTTGGAAAGGGATCGCTTGGTTCTGTTTACAAAGCTGAGTTCCCCGACGGTCAAGTATATATACATTTGAACTTGCTGATTGCCTTTTTAACTTCTGATATCAAATAAAGTCACGAGAATTCTTTCTCTTCATCTCTGATCCAGGTATCGGCCGTGAGAAATATCAGCATGGTGTCACTGTCCTTCCAGGAAGAAGAACAATTCTTGGATGTGATATGGACTGCTTCTCGACTGAGGCACCCGAACATTGTAACACTTCTTGGCTACTGTGTGGAACATGGACAGCATCTCCTTGTTTATGAGTATATCAAAAGTTGCACTCTTGATGATGTTCTGCACGGTGAAGCATACAAACCATTACCATGGACTACTCGTCTCAATATTTCACTAGGCATTGCTCGCTCCCTTGAGTAAGTATCGAACTTGTTAACTTTGAGTTCAGCTTAAAGGGTTGCAGGTTCTCCCTTCCCATTAATTGAAGTGtttgtttttaaaaattaattttttcagcTACTTGCATTCCACTTTCTCCCCACCTATTACTCACGGCAACATAAAGGCTGCTAACATCTTACTTGATGAAGAATTTAAGCCTCGTCTTTGTGACTGTGGGATTTCAATTTTGAGGCCACTAACAAGCAACAGTATCAAGCTAAAGGTAACTTCTTAATGGTTAGTCTCATTTCTGGTTTAATGTAGATATTGGAGGCAGGGAATGGAAAAAGATTTACCTACTAATATTGACATTGTAATGTTATAAACAGGCATCTGAAATTGCTATAGGTGACACTGGCTACATTGCACCTGAACATGGCGAGCCAGGAACAGATAACACAAAGACTGATATATATGCTTATGGGGTCTTGCTTTTGGAGCTATTAACAGGAAGGAGACCTTTTGATAGGTAAGGCTCATGCTTTCCTAATGTTAATATCTTGTTTTTTAGGTACAGCTTATATACCATTTATGTCTTGAATTTGAGCATCTGTATTTTAACACAGCTCACGATCTAGAGATGAGCAATCACTGGTGAAATGGGCTTCATCTCGGCTTCATGATAGTGCATATTTGTCACAGATGGTTGATCCAAGCATCAGAAGAAGTCTCTCCCCTAAGGTTCTCTCTCGATTTGCAGATGTGGTCTCGCTTTGTATTCAGGTACTGCTTAACATAAACTATGTATCAGAGTAAAAACGTTGAAATCATTTATGTTCATGTCGTCAACTCTgaacttttattctttttatcttaatgtgaGCAGCCTGAGATGTTATTCCGACCACCTATGTCTGAAATTATAGAATCTCTGTCACCGCTGCTGCAAAAGTTCACCTATGCTAGAACCAGTGGTATAGATATTGTTGAAGCTGAACCAACTGACAAGTCTTACCACACAACTCCTTCTTGCATGATAAGCTCTCCTACGGTGAGCTTTAAGTCCACCTGAATTCTGATAGCGGAAGCCACATATTCATACACGTCGAACTAATACGCAAGGAAGATTTTTAACTTTGTACGGGAAGAGTCCGTGTCTCTTAGCTAATGGATGGACTGCAACATTCTGAGAATCTTAAGTTTTGTGTGCTTCTACTGCAAATTTTGTGTGTTCCTTATTCTTTGCTACGGTATTTCAACAGAAACACCTTTTTTGCTTAGTTTCATTCTACTGTGTAATATAGCTTAGAAATTTAAGTTCCTTGTGAGTCGGTCAATGTTGAAAGAAGTTCCTTCCTTGAGAACTCAAAACTGTTTGGGATATGACAAAAAATTACATGAAGAAAACGCCACAGGAAGTTGTACTTCTCAGAAAATATCCGCTTTGATGTAGCTATCTGAGCCTCAATATAAATGAACTGAGGCGCTTATGAGCGCTCAATGTTCCGCTCAATAAAAGCTCGATGGTATTTAGCTCGATTTACAAACGAGCTGAACTTGAGTATAGCGAAATCCGGCTCGAAAACTCATGAGCAGGCTCGATTGTAGATTCATGAACAAGCTCAATTATAATTCCATGAACACGTttggttcgattttttttttttttttttttttttgaatgtaaaaaaaatgtagttttatgtaaattttaattttgttggtttcaaaactatatagttgtattaaaaaaattcaaatagacataattaatgagttattcAGGAACGAAGTGCATGAACAGAATTAACGAACAGCTCACGAACAAGATGTTGAGCTCGAACGCGTCAATTTTCTAACAAACCGAGCATGATCAGGCCAAAGCTCAACTCAATTACAATCCAAGCAGCTCACGAATAAGATGTTGAGCTTGAGCTCATCAATTTTCTAATGAGCCGAGCATTAACAGACTAAAACTCGACTCCATTACAACCTACATTTAGCTATGGAGCTTTTGCTTTATCAAGATATGTTTTTAACTATCATCATTATTAGGCTCAATCATTAActcaagggtaaataatttattagttctctagtttttacttaacacactctttagtccccctattttgaaaaacacattttaaggtccctatcttttactAATATTAACcatgtggtccttttatctatttaaaAGCTAAAATACAAcggttacaagtctaaaaaaactagacaaaaggaccaaagagctaatattggcaaaagatagggaccttaaaatgtgtttttcaaaatatgaggactaaacagtgtgttaggtaaaaattagggaactaataaattatttacccttaactCAAACATTCTATGTGAAATATTTGCAACCATGTGTAGTATGCACTCAAatatggcttaatacataattAAGCCTAAACTTGTCACTTTTCTTTTTGCCATTTGATATCCTGAACTTATACTCAACACATCTAAACTTGTCAACTAGGAACATTCGGGACTCTTATTTACTGATTTGGAAATCAGACTTCAAAGTTGACATGATACTGCCAAATCAAACTTTCACCTTCAAATGTTTCATGCCATGTCAGCAAATAAAGATAATGGAAGTCTAAAATGACAAGGTGTATGCTAAGTCCAGTATAAGTTGATTGTCAAACAACAAAAAGTGACAAGTGTACACATGTGTATTATGCCCCATGGTTAATAGCAGTAATATCTCATCAGGTTTTCTGATCAGTACACTGTTTTCCTCCCAACATACAGTAGAAAACCCATGAAATGAAACGTACAAAATAAAAGGTACTTAATCGAGATCATATGAGAAAGTAGTGCCAATAACAGGCACACTACAAGATCTTTTGATGTTGAGAAGTTCTAAGTTAAATAGGAGAACTTCGGTAGGTATCCTAATTTTTTATCCTATGGACTTCA includes these proteins:
- the LOC136207979 gene encoding uncharacterized protein, whose product is MAEPRKNQTENEGKDDEDYMGDLSIFLPSETSNPSKSSAAKKISSNIASAVQSSKKKSKSISWQEQRRLERERKQQEEDEQTLTNIEAPIPQSNIGFKLLKQMGYTPGAALGKEGSGRAEPVGIQIRRSRVGIGREDPHKEKRKREELEAEINRRNEAALMEDFGSRKKSQWRSKRVVVNFRKAKAALDQLENREVVETEKSDEEEGEQEEEEEEEVISEEDLQEILMKLRDEHRYCLFCGFQYETMESLLSNCPGTDEDDH
- the LOC136209200 gene encoding protein STRUBBELIG-RECEPTOR FAMILY 2 isoform X1, producing MAKQILARYTVIIVSVILFTQASALTDLYDVMALENMFISLNKTPQLKGWRSDGGDPCQELWTGVSCAGSSLLYLKLQGLNLSGTLGTQLHYLHNLKHLDVSSNNLIGEIPYGLPPNVTHINLAHNKFSQNIPHSLSNLKALRHLNLSHNLLSGPIGNVFTGLKNLKEMDLSYNEFTGDLPPSFETLKNLSRLFLQNNQFTGSVVYLSQLSLIDLNIQSNHFSGVIPIQFQSIPNLWIDGNNFHIAVNYPPWNFPPNVSIAKNFSGPPVTESSAIGKYPNTKAAAQKKKKLGPGGIACTVGAVTLAVTCAAIFIVMRVKRIHDYPGTRTREDSSAAFDASPQLLPIKSPPILALSHAPFTRQTRTEKMSRRKSFVKKYQAPASAKIYTVAELRSATNSFSEENLLGKGSLGSVYKAEFPDGQVSAVRNISMVSLSFQEEEQFLDVIWTASRLRHPNIVTLLGYCVEHGQHLLVYEYIKSCTLDDVLHGEAYKPLPWTTRLNISLGIARSLDYLHSTFSPPITHGNIKAANILLDEEFKPRLCDCGISILRPLTSNSIKLKASEIAIGDTGYIAPEHGEPGTDNTKTDIYAYGVLLLELLTGRRPFDSSRSRDEQSLVKWASSRLHDSAYLSQMVDPSIRRSLSPKVLSRFADVVSLCIQPEMLFRPPMSEIIESLSPLLQKFTYARTSGIDIVEAEPTDKSYHTTPSCMISSPTVSFKST
- the LOC136209200 gene encoding protein STRUBBELIG-RECEPTOR FAMILY 2 isoform X2 — protein: MAKQILARYTVIIVSVILFTQASALTDLYDVMALENMFISLNKTPQLKGWRSDGGDPCQELWTGVSCAGSSLLYLKLQGLNLSGTLGTQLHYLHNLKHLDVSSNNLIGEIPYGLPPNVTHINLAHNKFSQNIPHSLSNLKALRHLNLSHNLLSGPIGNVFTGLKNLKEMDLSYNEFTGDLPPSFETLKNLSRLFLQNNQFTGSVVYLSQLSLIDLNIQSNHFSGVIPIQFQSIPNLWIDGNNFHIAVNYPPWNFPPNVSIAKNFSGPPVTESSAIGKYPNTKAAAQKKKKLGPGGIACTVGAVTLAVTCAAIFIVMRVKRIHDYPGTRTRDSSAAFDASPQLLPIKSPPILALSHAPFTRQTRTEKMSRRKSFVKKYQAPASAKIYTVAELRSATNSFSEENLLGKGSLGSVYKAEFPDGQVSAVRNISMVSLSFQEEEQFLDVIWTASRLRHPNIVTLLGYCVEHGQHLLVYEYIKSCTLDDVLHGEAYKPLPWTTRLNISLGIARSLDYLHSTFSPPITHGNIKAANILLDEEFKPRLCDCGISILRPLTSNSIKLKASEIAIGDTGYIAPEHGEPGTDNTKTDIYAYGVLLLELLTGRRPFDSSRSRDEQSLVKWASSRLHDSAYLSQMVDPSIRRSLSPKVLSRFADVVSLCIQPEMLFRPPMSEIIESLSPLLQKFTYARTSGIDIVEAEPTDKSYHTTPSCMISSPTVSFKST
- the LOC136209200 gene encoding protein STRUBBELIG-RECEPTOR FAMILY 2 isoform X3: MDWSLMCWIISIIPGLNLSGTLGTQLHYLHNLKHLDVSSNNLIGEIPYGLPPNVTHINLAHNKFSQNIPHSLSNLKALRHLNLSHNLLSGPIGNVFTGLKNLKEMDLSYNEFTGDLPPSFETLKNLSRLFLQNNQFTGSVVYLSQLSLIDLNIQSNHFSGVIPIQFQSIPNLWIDGNNFHIAVNYPPWNFPPNVSIAKNFSGPPVTESSAIGKYPNTKAAAQKKKKLGPGGIACTVGAVTLAVTCAAIFIVMRVKRIHDYPGTRTREDSSAAFDASPQLLPIKSPPILALSHAPFTRQTRTEKMSRRKSFVKKYQAPASAKIYTVAELRSATNSFSEENLLGKGSLGSVYKAEFPDGQVSAVRNISMVSLSFQEEEQFLDVIWTASRLRHPNIVTLLGYCVEHGQHLLVYEYIKSCTLDDVLHGEAYKPLPWTTRLNISLGIARSLDYLHSTFSPPITHGNIKAANILLDEEFKPRLCDCGISILRPLTSNSIKLKASEIAIGDTGYIAPEHGEPGTDNTKTDIYAYGVLLLELLTGRRPFDSSRSRDEQSLVKWASSRLHDSAYLSQMVDPSIRRSLSPKVLSRFADVVSLCIQPEMLFRPPMSEIIESLSPLLQKFTYARTSGIDIVEAEPTDKSYHTTPSCMISSPTVSFKST